In a genomic window of Paraburkholderia phenazinium:
- the thrS gene encoding threonine--tRNA ligase gives MNDIDHRVLGNKLDLFHQQEEGPGMVFWHPRGWELYRVLEDYIRQRMRRAGFREIRTPQLLARSIWERSGHWEKFGAQMYSLSEGQGSGGASEAHDADGASEARALCLKPMSCPCHVQVFNQRVRSYRELPVRYSEFGACHRDEPSGSLEGLKRTRAFVQDDAHVFCTEAQIELEVGRFCDLLRNVYADLGFPAFSVALATRPALRAGADEVWDRAEAALAQAALAAGLQFDVREGEGAFYGPKLEFHLLDSRGRSWQCGTIQLDFVLPERLDALYVNERNERERPVMIHHAVLGSMERFIAMLLEHHEGWLPLWLAPEQVAVATINDACAAYAAQVVQALEDAGVRVVLDDRPERLEKKIVDAREKQVPVFVAVGPRDERDQTISIRERDGHQVVLAFAEGVERLRIAALRQGAITS, from the coding sequence GTGAACGACATCGATCATCGTGTTTTAGGTAACAAGCTGGACCTTTTCCACCAGCAGGAGGAAGGTCCCGGCATGGTTTTCTGGCATCCGCGCGGCTGGGAGCTGTATCGCGTGCTGGAAGACTATATTCGCCAGCGGATGCGGCGCGCGGGCTTCCGCGAAATCCGCACGCCGCAACTGCTCGCCCGCTCCATCTGGGAGCGCAGCGGTCATTGGGAGAAATTTGGCGCCCAGATGTATTCGTTATCCGAAGGACAGGGTTCGGGCGGCGCGAGCGAAGCGCACGATGCGGATGGTGCGTCCGAAGCCCGCGCGCTGTGTCTCAAGCCCATGAGCTGCCCCTGCCACGTACAGGTGTTTAATCAGCGCGTGCGTTCGTACCGCGAGTTGCCGGTGCGTTATAGCGAGTTCGGCGCCTGTCATCGCGATGAGCCTTCCGGTTCGCTAGAGGGCCTCAAGCGCACGCGCGCATTCGTGCAGGACGACGCGCATGTCTTTTGCACGGAGGCGCAGATCGAGCTCGAAGTCGGACGCTTTTGCGATCTGCTGCGTAACGTCTACGCCGACCTCGGCTTTCCCGCTTTCTCCGTCGCCCTGGCGACGCGCCCCGCGTTGCGGGCAGGCGCCGACGAGGTCTGGGATCGTGCCGAAGCGGCGTTGGCCCAAGCCGCGCTGGCGGCCGGACTGCAGTTCGACGTGCGCGAGGGCGAGGGTGCGTTCTACGGTCCCAAGCTGGAATTTCATCTGCTCGATAGCCGGGGACGTAGTTGGCAGTGCGGCACGATTCAGCTCGATTTCGTCTTGCCCGAGCGGCTTGACGCGCTCTACGTCAACGAGCGCAACGAGCGCGAGCGGCCGGTGATGATCCATCACGCTGTGCTGGGCAGCATGGAGCGTTTCATCGCCATGCTGCTCGAGCATCACGAAGGCTGGCTGCCGTTGTGGCTCGCGCCGGAGCAGGTTGCCGTGGCGACGATCAACGACGCCTGCGCGGCGTATGCCGCGCAGGTGGTGCAGGCGCTTGAAGACGCCGGCGTCAGGGTCGTGCTCGACGATCGCCCGGAGCGGCTGGAGAAGAAAATCGTCGATGCGCGCGAGAAGCAGGTGCCTGTCTTCGTCGCGGTCGGGCCGCGCGATGAACGCGACCAGACGATCAGCATCCGCGAACGGGACGGGCACCAGGTTGTGCTGGCGTTTGCCGAGGGCGTCGAGCGGTTGCGGATCGCCGCGCTCCGTCAAGGCGCCATCACGTCTTGA
- a CDS encoding flavin reductase family protein, with protein MKGTREAVELSRATQLLNHGPVTVITSAHAGRTNVMAASWAMPLDFNPPKVVVVVDSRTLTRQLIEASGVFGLQLPSRAFARQTLAVGTTPGADLDKFAAFGLETFAGQRIDVPMLAGCITWLECKVIPDDSQRHDLIIGEVVAAYADSRVYSKNRWHFGDDPELRTCHYVAGGTFFATGEAFEVEPALKGGEEIPAGID; from the coding sequence ATGAAAGGCACCAGAGAAGCAGTGGAATTGTCGCGGGCGACCCAGTTACTGAATCACGGTCCGGTCACCGTCATCACCAGTGCGCATGCAGGGCGCACGAACGTCATGGCGGCTTCGTGGGCGATGCCGCTGGATTTCAATCCACCCAAGGTCGTGGTGGTGGTCGACAGCCGCACGCTCACGCGACAACTGATCGAAGCCAGCGGCGTGTTCGGCCTGCAATTGCCGAGCCGCGCATTCGCGAGACAAACGCTCGCGGTTGGCACGACGCCGGGCGCCGATCTCGACAAGTTCGCCGCCTTCGGCCTGGAGACGTTTGCAGGGCAGCGCATCGACGTGCCGATGCTGGCCGGTTGCATCACGTGGCTCGAATGCAAGGTGATTCCCGACGATAGCCAGCGCCACGATCTGATCATCGGCGAAGTGGTGGCCGCGTATGCGGACAGCCGGGTCTATTCGAAGAACCGCTGGCACTTCGGCGACGACCCGGAATTGCGTACCTGTCATTACGTGGCCGGTGGGACGTTTTTTGCCACCGGTGAAGCGTTTGAGGTTGAGCCGGCGTTGAAGGGTGGCGAGGAAATTCCCGCAGGCATCGATTGA
- a CDS encoding ArsR/SmtB family transcription factor produces MCPHPNIASTAFLISDPARASMLMALVDGHALPAGELAYAAGVTAQTASTHLAKLLAGGLVEVEAQGRHRYYRLGGSHVALLLENLASITPLSRPRTRPLSGDAQKLRFARCCYDHLAGQLGVAMTQALERRGVIVAAADKQFEVTSEGIEWFGRMGLNVPALQPTRRGLARQCLDWSERQHHLAGPLGVQWMSLLCTNGWLRRVKATRAVQVTPHGWVWLKEQLGIEGRLGELAHDA; encoded by the coding sequence ATGTGCCCTCACCCGAATATCGCATCCACCGCCTTCCTGATCTCCGATCCGGCCCGCGCCAGCATGCTGATGGCGCTGGTCGACGGACACGCGCTACCCGCCGGCGAGCTCGCCTACGCGGCCGGCGTGACCGCCCAGACGGCCAGTACACATCTGGCGAAGCTGCTGGCCGGTGGCCTCGTCGAAGTGGAAGCGCAGGGCCGTCACCGCTATTACCGGTTAGGCGGGTCGCACGTAGCATTGCTGCTGGAAAACCTCGCCTCGATCACGCCATTGAGCCGCCCTCGTACCAGGCCGCTCAGCGGCGACGCGCAGAAACTGCGCTTTGCGCGCTGCTGCTACGACCATCTGGCCGGGCAACTCGGCGTGGCGATGACCCAGGCGCTGGAGCGGCGTGGGGTGATCGTTGCAGCGGCGGACAAGCAATTCGAGGTCACGTCAGAGGGGATCGAATGGTTCGGCAGGATGGGCCTGAATGTGCCGGCGTTGCAGCCCACCCGGCGCGGCCTTGCGCGCCAGTGTCTGGACTGGTCGGAGCGGCAGCATCATCTGGCGGGACCGCTCGGTGTGCAATGGATGAGCCTGCTGTGCACCAACGGCTGGCTGCGGCGGGTCAAGGCCACACGCGCGGTGCAGGTGACGCCGCACGGCTGGGTGTGGTTGAAAGAACAATTGGGCATCGAAGGCAGGTTGGGAGAACTCGCCCACGATGCCTGA